From the Pungitius pungitius chromosome 6, fPunPun2.1, whole genome shotgun sequence genome, one window contains:
- the alpk3a gene encoding titin homolog isoform X1, with the protein MNSRRPMTRSFSGNGRTSSFSEEEGNSSNGRTESRNPYLSNVRPENSYSRYSHYRPTRSTLCSVMAQLTEDIQPSFDTTLKSRAVSENCNVKFTCVVSGYPAPELKWYKDDMELDRYCGLPKYEIGRNGKAHTLHIYNCTLDDAAIYQVSASNSKGIVSCSGVLEVGTMNEFQIHQRFFAKLKQKADKKKKDLEEHSKKRDKENTERPQRKRHIPAEKERPAVLQPEAEEQLGAAAEPNGVCSEVKEIVTVMSKDPDEKSPSEDTFAKKKIKITNGVDAVVDNSSRRSSRTNMMGVGGENCYDGGMGLAQFLAETLQSQAAEENHSSSRGEKPKEMDIPVGSVSEEKKEEQERTQNMVEAQDKVLEEGYERKMRREEEMAVEGEKERESLSKTSHTQAPYTKHRSEVKQHNKAHKDHDQPNIQASISSVLHTVKDFFFGKAKKDSHDHTESKKREFPDSHASMLPSFGLQPEQNEVPVLLTGDIVSMEVDKPKELSETVDTEQPSHEPREHKHEDPVPRTDQPLALKLSPGRVDVSTADATEEAMEKSLSHDGSSPGEEVLIEAEVKESVIKEVPVHQQKPDCLVVSPLSNQENVRDKSSSMEEMPVAPQTQDSYKEKYSFTSTPNGLENSWTCSHNLISRSNCLNCGEAPNETSQEEKMSIDKTGQEGEPDSEEDSSNNELCEEEKRNSVSQTSQITELTTCSLEKRTELCKSNTPDHILLLPPTVAAYDVERGDVKEQAECTSLIQEINVGFPTTDSPQSLEKGDLKMLQGCTFSLGEQSTHVHNINVIQSSNKGFQGSEEEIKLKDVLISALDVEVHSGNNLKPQEQVILEAQNAEEINQSLKSEVEIEKKNQVKDELNESKSLSVTQIQKGHVLEDYNKVANEESRERQQGQPSPNLPQIPKSTIDDNPDIKPPDKQNEQFVIPKIEIMEPELKECTLPVTTLGSNKQESDPANLEKHDTDSVSKIIIQDHSVVDSTSFLPMQKSMPNDTNLSLAGNFKEVVQLCDATKRLEREQSCLISSEQLPQMDCAPIPVINVLCTDHQEEDLNVNTHVSDTQLPLETPSVPFFVVPPISVTCYESDSGNTQNEWMETEASAATQRGTKPNVDNHNTSVSEKTQSGKLDLEEKTEKSIKGNTPSVLYEAPNPEVGDKVPPLSKSIEDNIVAEVLTTNHIKEAKKENSVSAEDLQRNRSSVERLCSKPPAHPSLSPASLRKFMSKTAADTEVAAVGDRQIDKAEDDLSGGSTPTSSLSCESSPRLKRRDSLSLIRSATPEELASGARRKIFIFKTKEDGEGAVVGALETQVRKENPYMSPSQARRAALLQAPSGQNTPPMERRSPLLSRRKATLEVPKVVEQTPTAEPVSPKQDEKPTEKKLNPLKAPQVLRKIRGEPFPDASGHLKLWCQFFNVLSDSTIKWYRDEKEILEVKRSGGDESQAALVIVLASSHDCGVYGCSIINEYGTDTTDFLLSTDILSGILLKDDLEGYVGEEIEMTPLLFNRGLADCGSWAAKYFGRIMTETVHIGEGFAHKASRVKVIYGLDPIFESGSACIIKVRSPIAYGTMQENNLTERNLQITKQECKVQNMIREYCKIFAAEARVIENFGFSLEVIAQYLMYRPANSVPYATVEAYSEGVFLTYCMIDPNGRLITRNVSEVEQKCCTFQHWIHQWTHGNLLVTRLEGVETKITNVRVVTKSKGYQGLTEQGSPEVFEQFQTHHQCNYYCGLLGLRSLKPLDNLQQPTKIKGSRSPLLNRKLGSNSPQLQRKGNSPQVSIKANPSPKVTRKNAETEDNKSGAKPKSAETVDNLEMR; encoded by the exons ATGAATTCCAGACGGCCAATGACTCGCTCTTTCTCTGGCAATGGGAGGACAAGCAGCTTCAGTGAAGAGGAGGGCAACTCTTCCAATGGCCGCACAGAGAGCCGCAACCCGTACCTCTCCAATGTCAGGCCGGAAAACAG CTATTCAAGGTATTCTCACTACAGGCCAACGAG GAGCACATTGTGCAGCGTCATGGCTCAGCTGACTGAGGACATACAGCCATCCTTTGACACCACCTTGAAATCGAGGGCAGTGTCAGAGAACTGTAACGTGAAGTTCACCTGTGTGGTGTCAG GTTACCCAGCTCCAGAACTGAAATGGTATAAAGATGATATGGAACTGGATCGCTATTGTGGACTCCCAAAATATGAAATTGGCCGTAATGGAAAAGCGCACACCCTCCATATTTACAA CTGCACATTGGATGACGCCGCCATATATCAGGTTTCAGCCAGCAATAGTAAAGGCATTGTCTCATGCTCTGGAGTTTTGGAGGTCGGCACCATGAACGAGTTCCAGATTCACCAGAGGTTCTTCGCCAAGCTGAAGCAGAAAgcagacaagaagaagaaagatcTGGAGGAACACAGCAAGAAGAGGGataaagaaaacactgaacGTCCTCAACGGAAGCGGCATATCccagcagaaaaagaaaggcCGGCGGTCCTGCAGCCTGAGGCTGAGGAGCAACTGGGAGCCGCAGCAGAACCTAATGGTGTTTGCTCTGAAGTCAAGGAAATAGTCACTGTGATGTCCAAAGACCCGGATGAGAAATCCCCATCTGAGGACACCTTtgccaaaaagaaaataaagatcaCGAATGGAGTAGATGCTGTGGTGGACAACAGCAGCAGACGCAGCAGCAGAACCAACAtgatgggggttgggggggagaaCTGTTACGATGGAGGAATGGGTCTGGCACAATTTCTGGCAGAGACTCTTCAGtctcaggctgcagaggaaaatCACAGCTCATCTCGAGGGGAGAAACCTAAAGAGATGGATATACCTGTTGGAAGTGTAagtgaggagaaaaaggaggagcaAGAGAGGACGCAAAACATGGTGGAAGCACAAGACAAAGTCTTGGAAGAAGGGTATGAGAGAaagatgaggagagaagaagaaatggcTGTTGAAggcgagaaagagagggaaagtcTTTCAaagacttcacacacacaagcaccgtACACAAAACATAGATCGGAAgtcaaacaacacaacaaggcGCATAAGGATCATGACCAACCAAACATCCAGGCATCCATCTCCTCGGTGCTGCACACGGTCAAAgacttcttctttggtaaagcCAAGAAGGACTCTCACGATCACACGGAGAGCAAGAAGAGGGAGTTTCCCGACTCGCATGCCTCGATGCTCCCGTCATTTGGGCTGCAACCAGAACAAAATGAAGTGCCCGTGCTTCTCACAGGAGACATTGTGTCCATGGAAGTAGATAAACCAAAAGAGCTTTCAGAGACTGTGGATACAGAACAACCGTCACACGAGCCACGTGAACATAAGCATGAAGACCCTGTTCCACGCACGGACCAGCCACTAGCTCTTAAATTGTCACCTGGGAGGGTCGACGTGTCCACGGCTGATGCCACCGAGGAGGCCATGGAGAAGTCTTTGAGTCACGATGGCAGCAGTCCAGGTGAAGAGGTCCTTATCGAG GCTGAAGTCAAAGAATCTGTTATAAAAGAGGTTCCTGTACACCAACAAAAGCCAGATTGCCTTGTAGTTTCCCCACTGTCTAATCAGGAGAATGTAAGAGATAAGTCTTCATCCATGGAAGAAATGCCTGTTGCTCCACAGACCCAAGACTCCTACAAAGAGAAATACTCCTTCACATCCACCCCCAATGGATTGGAAAACAGCTGGACTTGTTCTCACAATCTTATCTCTAGGTCAAACTGCCTCAACTGTGGAGAGGCACCCAATGAAACTTCACAAGAAGAAAAGATGAGCATTGATAAGACAGGCCAAGAAGGTGAACCTGATAGCGAGGAGGACAGCTCCAACAATGAGCTATgtgaggaagagaaaaggaatTCAGTCTCACAGACATCTCAGATTACTGAGTTAACCACATGTTCACTGGAAAAGAGAACAGAGTTATGCAAATCTAACACCCCAGATCACATTCTTTTGTTGCCGCCTACTGTAGCAGCATACGATGTAGAGCGGGGTGATGTAAAAGAACAGGCTGAATGTACTTCACTTATTCAGGAAATTAATGTAGGATTTCCAACCACTGATTCTCCGCAGAGTTTAGAGAAGGGTGACCTAAAAATGCTGCAAGGATGCACTTTTTCTTTAGGAGAGCAAAGCACACACGTCCACAATATCAACGTGATACAGAGTTCAAACAAAGGTTTTCAAGGCAGTGAAGAGGAAATCAAACTGAAAGATGTGTTAATTTCTGCATTAGATGTAGAAGTACACTCTGGTAACAATCTTAAACCCCAAGAGCAAGTCATTTTAGAAGCTCAGAACGCAGAAGAAATAAATCAGAGTTTAAAGTCTGAAGTGgagatagaaaagaaaaatcaagtgAAAGATGAGTTGAATGAATCAAAGAGCCTCTCGGTAACTCAAATCCAAAAGGGTCATGTTTTGGAGGATTACAATAAGGTTGCAAatgaagagagcagagagagacagcagggtCAGCCATCACCAAACCTCCCACAAATCCCAAAGTCTACTATTGATGACAACCCAGATATTAAACCACCTGATAAACAAAATGAGCAATTTGTAATCCCCAAAATCGAAATAATGGAACCGGAGCTAAAAGAGTGCACGCTGCCAGTAACTACTTTGGGATCAAACAAGCAAGAATCAGATCCTGCCAATTTAGAAAAACATGATACAGATAGTGTGTCGAAGATCATAATCCAAGACCACAGTGTCGTTGATTCCACCAGCTTCCTGCCCATGCAGAAAAGCATGCCGAATGATACCAACCTCTCACTTGCAGGGAATTTCAAGGAAGTTGTGCAATTGTGTGACGCGACAAAAAGGCTTGAGAGAGAGCAGTCATGTTTGATAAGTAGTGAACAGCTCCCTCAGATGGACTGTGCACCAATTCCTGTTATAAATGTTTTGTGCACTGATCACCAGGAGGAGGATTTGAATGTAAACACCCATGTTTCTGATACACAGCTGCCTTTAGAAACTCCATCAGTGCCTTTCTTTGTGGTGCCACCAATCTCTGTCACTTGTTATGAAAGTGATTctggaaacacacaaaatgagtgGATGGAAACAGAAGCTTCAGCTGCCACGCAAAGGGGAACCAAGCCCAATGTGGACAATCATAATACATCTGTGTCTGAAAAAACTCAAAGTGGAAAACTTGAtctagaagaaaaaacagaaaaaagtatAAAAGGAAACACTCCGTCTGTACTGTATGAAGCTCCTAATCCAGAAGTTGGTGACAAAGTGCCACCATTGAGTAAATCAATCGAAGATAACATTGTCGCTGAAGTTTTGACTACAAACCACATTAAAGAGGCCAAAAAAGAGAATTCTGTGTCTGCTGAGGACCTTCAAAGAAACAGATCATCTGTTGAGAGACTCTGCTCTAAACCTCCGGCACATCCGTCTTTAAGCCCGGCGAGTCTCCGTAAATTCATGTCTAAAACTGCTGCAGACACAGAAGTCGCCGCTGTGGGTGACCGGCAGATTGACAAAGCCGAGGACGATCTCAGCGGAGGCTCAACGCCAACGTCCTCCCTGTCCTGCGAGAGCAGTCCTCGTCTGAAGCGCAGAGACAGTCTGTCCCTCATACGCTCTGCCACGCCCGAAGAGCTGGCCTCAGGAGCTCGTAGGAAAATCTTCATCTTCAAAACTAAGGAAGACGGAGAGGGAGCAGTGGTTGGCGCGCTGGAGACACAAGTCAGGAAGGAAAACCCCTACATGTCACCCAGCCAGGCTCGCCGGGCAGCATTACTGCAAGCTCCCTCGGGACAAAACACCCCACCAATGGAGAGGCGCTCTCCGCTGCTGAGCCGCAGAAAGGCCACCTTGGAGGTGCCAAAAGTCGTGGAGCAGACTCCCACAGCAGAGCCTGTCAGCCCCAAACAAGATGAGAAACCCACTGAAAAGAAACTGAACCCCTTAAAAG CTCCACAGGTCCTGCGTAAGATCAGAGGAGAACCGTTCCCAGATGCCTCCGGACACCTAAAGCTGTGGTGCCAGTTCTTCAACGTGCTCAGTGACTCCACCATCAAGTGGTACAGAGATGAGAAGGAAATACTAGAAGTGAAGAGAAG TGGAGGAGATGAAAGCCAAGCCGCACTGGTTATTGTTCTGGCATCCAGCCACGACTGTGGAGTATACGGCTGTTCTATCATCAATGAGTATGGGACTGACACCACTGACTTCCTGCTCAGCACAGACA TTCTGTCTGGAATACTACTAAAAGACGATTTGGAAGGTTATG TGGGAGAAGAGATTGAGATGACCCCGCTGCTGTTCAACAGAGGTCTCGCTGACTGTGGCAGTTGGGCTGCAAAGTACTTTGGCCGCATTATGACCGAGACGGTGCACATCGGAGAGGGTTTTGCCCACAAAGCCAGCAGAGTGAAGGTCATTTACGGCCTGGATCCCATTTTTGAGTCTGGAAGCGCCTGCATTATAAAGGTTCGAAGCCCCATTGCCTATGGGACCATGCAGGAGAACAACCTCACAGAGAGAAATCTACAAATAACTAAGCAA GAATGCAAAGTCCAAAACATGATACGAGAGTACTGTAAAATCTTTGCTGCCGAAGCAAGAGTTATTGAGAACTTTGGCTTTTCACTAGA AGTAATTGCTCAATATCTCATGTACCGGCCTGCAAACTCTGTGCCGTATGCCACGGTGGAGGCTTATTCCGAGGGTGTCTTCCTCACCTACTGTATGATAGATCCTAACGGCAGGCTGATCACACGAAACGTTTCTGAGGTGGAGCAGAAATGCTGCACCTTTCAGCACTGGATCCATCAGTGGACACATGGCAATTTGCTGGTCACTCGGCTGGAGG gaGTCGAAACGAAGATTACAAATGTCAGAGTTGTGACCAAGTCAAAAGG ATACCAAGGACTAACGGAGCAGGGCTCTCCTGAAGTGTTCGAACAGTTCCAGACACACCATCAGTGCAACTACTACTGTGGACTTCTTGGCCTGCGCTCACTTAAACCGTTGGATAATCTGCAGCAACCCACCAAGATAAAGGGCTCCAGAAGCCCCCTTCTCAACCGCAAGTTGGGCTCCAACAGCCCCCAgctgcagagaaaaggaaacagTCCTCAGGTGTCTATAAAGGCTAATCCTAGCCCAAAGGTGACTAGAAAAAatgcagagacagaggacaaTAAATCAGGCGCCAAACCCAAGTCTGCAGAAACTGTTGATAACCTTGAAATGAGGTAG
- the alpk3a gene encoding titin homolog isoform X2 produces the protein MNSRRPMTRSFSGNGRTSSFSEEEGNSSNGRTESRNPYLSNVRPENSYSRYSHYRPTRSTLCSVMAQLTEDIQPSFDTTLKSRAVSENCNVKFTCVVSGYPAPELKWYKDDMELDRYCGLPKYEIGRNGKAHTLHIYNCTLDDAAIYQVSASNSKGIVSCSGVLEVGTMNEFQIHQRFFAKLKQKADKKKKDLEEHSKKRDKENTERPQRKRHIPAEKERPAVLQPEAEEQLGAAAEPNGVCSEVKEIVTVMSKDPDEKSPSEDTFAKKKIKITNGVDAVVDNSSRRSSRTNMMGVGGENCYDGGMGLAQFLAETLQSQAAEENHSSSRGEKPKEMDIPVGSVSEEKKEEQERTQNMVEAQDKVLEEGYERKMRREEEMAVEGEKERESLSKTSHTQAPYTKHRSEVKQHNKAHKDHDQPNIQASISSVLHTVKDFFFGKAKKDSHDHTESKKREFPDSHASMLPSFGLQPEQNEVPVLLTGDIVSMEVDKPKELSETVDTEQPSHEPREHKHEDPVPRTDQPLALKLSPGRVDVSTADATEEAMEKSLSHDGSSPGEEVLIEAEVKESVIKEVPVHQQKPDCLVVSPLSNQENVRDKSSSMEEMPVAPQTQDSYKEKYSFTSTPNGLENSWTCSHNLISRSNCLNCGEAPNETSQEEKMSIDKTGQEGEPDSEEDSSNNELCEEEKRNSVSQTSQITELTTCSLEKRTELCKSNTPDHILLLPPTVAAYDVERGDVKEQAECTSLIQEINVGFPTTDSPQSLEKGDLKMLQGCTFSLGEQSTHVHNINVIQSSNKGFQGSEEEIKLKDVLISALDVEVHSGNNLKPQEQVILEAQNAEEINQSLKSEVEIEKKNQVKDELNESKSLSVTQIQKGHVLEDYNKVANEESRERQQGQPSPNLPQIPKSTIDDNPDIKPPDKQNEQFVIPKIEIMEPELKECTLPVTTLGSNKQESDPANLEKHDTDSVSKIIIQDHSVVDSTSFLPMQKSMPNDTNLSLAGNFKEVVQLCDATKRLEREQSCLISSEQLPQMDCAPIPVINVLCTDHQEEDLNVNTHVSDTQLPLETPSVPFFVVPPISVTCYESDSGNTQNEWMETEASAATQRGTKPNVDNHNTSVSEKTQSGKLDLEEKTEKSIKGNTPSVLYEAPNPEVGDKVPPLSKSIEDNIVAEVLTTNHIKEAKKENSVSAEDLQRNRSSVERLCSKPPAHPSLSPASLRKFMSKTAADTEVAAVGDRQIDKAEDDLSGGSTPTSSLSCESSPRLKRRDSLSLIRSATPEELASGARRKIFIFKTKEDGEGAVVGALETQVRKENPYMSPSQARRAALLQAPSGQNTPPMERRSPLLSRRKATLEVPKVVEQTPTAEPVSPKQDEKPTEKKLNPLKAPQVLRKIRGEPFPDASGHLKLWCQFFNVLSDSTIKWYRDEKEILEVKRSGGDESQAALVIVLASSHDCGVYGCSIINEYGTDTTDFLLSTDILSGILLKDDLEVGEEIEMTPLLFNRGLADCGSWAAKYFGRIMTETVHIGEGFAHKASRVKVIYGLDPIFESGSACIIKVRSPIAYGTMQENNLTERNLQITKQECKVQNMIREYCKIFAAEARVIENFGFSLEVIAQYLMYRPANSVPYATVEAYSEGVFLTYCMIDPNGRLITRNVSEVEQKCCTFQHWIHQWTHGNLLVTRLEGVETKITNVRVVTKSKGYQGLTEQGSPEVFEQFQTHHQCNYYCGLLGLRSLKPLDNLQQPTKIKGSRSPLLNRKLGSNSPQLQRKGNSPQVSIKANPSPKVTRKNAETEDNKSGAKPKSAETVDNLEMR, from the exons ATGAATTCCAGACGGCCAATGACTCGCTCTTTCTCTGGCAATGGGAGGACAAGCAGCTTCAGTGAAGAGGAGGGCAACTCTTCCAATGGCCGCACAGAGAGCCGCAACCCGTACCTCTCCAATGTCAGGCCGGAAAACAG CTATTCAAGGTATTCTCACTACAGGCCAACGAG GAGCACATTGTGCAGCGTCATGGCTCAGCTGACTGAGGACATACAGCCATCCTTTGACACCACCTTGAAATCGAGGGCAGTGTCAGAGAACTGTAACGTGAAGTTCACCTGTGTGGTGTCAG GTTACCCAGCTCCAGAACTGAAATGGTATAAAGATGATATGGAACTGGATCGCTATTGTGGACTCCCAAAATATGAAATTGGCCGTAATGGAAAAGCGCACACCCTCCATATTTACAA CTGCACATTGGATGACGCCGCCATATATCAGGTTTCAGCCAGCAATAGTAAAGGCATTGTCTCATGCTCTGGAGTTTTGGAGGTCGGCACCATGAACGAGTTCCAGATTCACCAGAGGTTCTTCGCCAAGCTGAAGCAGAAAgcagacaagaagaagaaagatcTGGAGGAACACAGCAAGAAGAGGGataaagaaaacactgaacGTCCTCAACGGAAGCGGCATATCccagcagaaaaagaaaggcCGGCGGTCCTGCAGCCTGAGGCTGAGGAGCAACTGGGAGCCGCAGCAGAACCTAATGGTGTTTGCTCTGAAGTCAAGGAAATAGTCACTGTGATGTCCAAAGACCCGGATGAGAAATCCCCATCTGAGGACACCTTtgccaaaaagaaaataaagatcaCGAATGGAGTAGATGCTGTGGTGGACAACAGCAGCAGACGCAGCAGCAGAACCAACAtgatgggggttgggggggagaaCTGTTACGATGGAGGAATGGGTCTGGCACAATTTCTGGCAGAGACTCTTCAGtctcaggctgcagaggaaaatCACAGCTCATCTCGAGGGGAGAAACCTAAAGAGATGGATATACCTGTTGGAAGTGTAagtgaggagaaaaaggaggagcaAGAGAGGACGCAAAACATGGTGGAAGCACAAGACAAAGTCTTGGAAGAAGGGTATGAGAGAaagatgaggagagaagaagaaatggcTGTTGAAggcgagaaagagagggaaagtcTTTCAaagacttcacacacacaagcaccgtACACAAAACATAGATCGGAAgtcaaacaacacaacaaggcGCATAAGGATCATGACCAACCAAACATCCAGGCATCCATCTCCTCGGTGCTGCACACGGTCAAAgacttcttctttggtaaagcCAAGAAGGACTCTCACGATCACACGGAGAGCAAGAAGAGGGAGTTTCCCGACTCGCATGCCTCGATGCTCCCGTCATTTGGGCTGCAACCAGAACAAAATGAAGTGCCCGTGCTTCTCACAGGAGACATTGTGTCCATGGAAGTAGATAAACCAAAAGAGCTTTCAGAGACTGTGGATACAGAACAACCGTCACACGAGCCACGTGAACATAAGCATGAAGACCCTGTTCCACGCACGGACCAGCCACTAGCTCTTAAATTGTCACCTGGGAGGGTCGACGTGTCCACGGCTGATGCCACCGAGGAGGCCATGGAGAAGTCTTTGAGTCACGATGGCAGCAGTCCAGGTGAAGAGGTCCTTATCGAG GCTGAAGTCAAAGAATCTGTTATAAAAGAGGTTCCTGTACACCAACAAAAGCCAGATTGCCTTGTAGTTTCCCCACTGTCTAATCAGGAGAATGTAAGAGATAAGTCTTCATCCATGGAAGAAATGCCTGTTGCTCCACAGACCCAAGACTCCTACAAAGAGAAATACTCCTTCACATCCACCCCCAATGGATTGGAAAACAGCTGGACTTGTTCTCACAATCTTATCTCTAGGTCAAACTGCCTCAACTGTGGAGAGGCACCCAATGAAACTTCACAAGAAGAAAAGATGAGCATTGATAAGACAGGCCAAGAAGGTGAACCTGATAGCGAGGAGGACAGCTCCAACAATGAGCTATgtgaggaagagaaaaggaatTCAGTCTCACAGACATCTCAGATTACTGAGTTAACCACATGTTCACTGGAAAAGAGAACAGAGTTATGCAAATCTAACACCCCAGATCACATTCTTTTGTTGCCGCCTACTGTAGCAGCATACGATGTAGAGCGGGGTGATGTAAAAGAACAGGCTGAATGTACTTCACTTATTCAGGAAATTAATGTAGGATTTCCAACCACTGATTCTCCGCAGAGTTTAGAGAAGGGTGACCTAAAAATGCTGCAAGGATGCACTTTTTCTTTAGGAGAGCAAAGCACACACGTCCACAATATCAACGTGATACAGAGTTCAAACAAAGGTTTTCAAGGCAGTGAAGAGGAAATCAAACTGAAAGATGTGTTAATTTCTGCATTAGATGTAGAAGTACACTCTGGTAACAATCTTAAACCCCAAGAGCAAGTCATTTTAGAAGCTCAGAACGCAGAAGAAATAAATCAGAGTTTAAAGTCTGAAGTGgagatagaaaagaaaaatcaagtgAAAGATGAGTTGAATGAATCAAAGAGCCTCTCGGTAACTCAAATCCAAAAGGGTCATGTTTTGGAGGATTACAATAAGGTTGCAAatgaagagagcagagagagacagcagggtCAGCCATCACCAAACCTCCCACAAATCCCAAAGTCTACTATTGATGACAACCCAGATATTAAACCACCTGATAAACAAAATGAGCAATTTGTAATCCCCAAAATCGAAATAATGGAACCGGAGCTAAAAGAGTGCACGCTGCCAGTAACTACTTTGGGATCAAACAAGCAAGAATCAGATCCTGCCAATTTAGAAAAACATGATACAGATAGTGTGTCGAAGATCATAATCCAAGACCACAGTGTCGTTGATTCCACCAGCTTCCTGCCCATGCAGAAAAGCATGCCGAATGATACCAACCTCTCACTTGCAGGGAATTTCAAGGAAGTTGTGCAATTGTGTGACGCGACAAAAAGGCTTGAGAGAGAGCAGTCATGTTTGATAAGTAGTGAACAGCTCCCTCAGATGGACTGTGCACCAATTCCTGTTATAAATGTTTTGTGCACTGATCACCAGGAGGAGGATTTGAATGTAAACACCCATGTTTCTGATACACAGCTGCCTTTAGAAACTCCATCAGTGCCTTTCTTTGTGGTGCCACCAATCTCTGTCACTTGTTATGAAAGTGATTctggaaacacacaaaatgagtgGATGGAAACAGAAGCTTCAGCTGCCACGCAAAGGGGAACCAAGCCCAATGTGGACAATCATAATACATCTGTGTCTGAAAAAACTCAAAGTGGAAAACTTGAtctagaagaaaaaacagaaaaaagtatAAAAGGAAACACTCCGTCTGTACTGTATGAAGCTCCTAATCCAGAAGTTGGTGACAAAGTGCCACCATTGAGTAAATCAATCGAAGATAACATTGTCGCTGAAGTTTTGACTACAAACCACATTAAAGAGGCCAAAAAAGAGAATTCTGTGTCTGCTGAGGACCTTCAAAGAAACAGATCATCTGTTGAGAGACTCTGCTCTAAACCTCCGGCACATCCGTCTTTAAGCCCGGCGAGTCTCCGTAAATTCATGTCTAAAACTGCTGCAGACACAGAAGTCGCCGCTGTGGGTGACCGGCAGATTGACAAAGCCGAGGACGATCTCAGCGGAGGCTCAACGCCAACGTCCTCCCTGTCCTGCGAGAGCAGTCCTCGTCTGAAGCGCAGAGACAGTCTGTCCCTCATACGCTCTGCCACGCCCGAAGAGCTGGCCTCAGGAGCTCGTAGGAAAATCTTCATCTTCAAAACTAAGGAAGACGGAGAGGGAGCAGTGGTTGGCGCGCTGGAGACACAAGTCAGGAAGGAAAACCCCTACATGTCACCCAGCCAGGCTCGCCGGGCAGCATTACTGCAAGCTCCCTCGGGACAAAACACCCCACCAATGGAGAGGCGCTCTCCGCTGCTGAGCCGCAGAAAGGCCACCTTGGAGGTGCCAAAAGTCGTGGAGCAGACTCCCACAGCAGAGCCTGTCAGCCCCAAACAAGATGAGAAACCCACTGAAAAGAAACTGAACCCCTTAAAAG CTCCACAGGTCCTGCGTAAGATCAGAGGAGAACCGTTCCCAGATGCCTCCGGACACCTAAAGCTGTGGTGCCAGTTCTTCAACGTGCTCAGTGACTCCACCATCAAGTGGTACAGAGATGAGAAGGAAATACTAGAAGTGAAGAGAAG TGGAGGAGATGAAAGCCAAGCCGCACTGGTTATTGTTCTGGCATCCAGCCACGACTGTGGAGTATACGGCTGTTCTATCATCAATGAGTATGGGACTGACACCACTGACTTCCTGCTCAGCACAGACA TTCTGTCTGGAATACTACTAAAAGACGATTTGGAAG TGGGAGAAGAGATTGAGATGACCCCGCTGCTGTTCAACAGAGGTCTCGCTGACTGTGGCAGTTGGGCTGCAAAGTACTTTGGCCGCATTATGACCGAGACGGTGCACATCGGAGAGGGTTTTGCCCACAAAGCCAGCAGAGTGAAGGTCATTTACGGCCTGGATCCCATTTTTGAGTCTGGAAGCGCCTGCATTATAAAGGTTCGAAGCCCCATTGCCTATGGGACCATGCAGGAGAACAACCTCACAGAGAGAAATCTACAAATAACTAAGCAA GAATGCAAAGTCCAAAACATGATACGAGAGTACTGTAAAATCTTTGCTGCCGAAGCAAGAGTTATTGAGAACTTTGGCTTTTCACTAGA AGTAATTGCTCAATATCTCATGTACCGGCCTGCAAACTCTGTGCCGTATGCCACGGTGGAGGCTTATTCCGAGGGTGTCTTCCTCACCTACTGTATGATAGATCCTAACGGCAGGCTGATCACACGAAACGTTTCTGAGGTGGAGCAGAAATGCTGCACCTTTCAGCACTGGATCCATCAGTGGACACATGGCAATTTGCTGGTCACTCGGCTGGAGG gaGTCGAAACGAAGATTACAAATGTCAGAGTTGTGACCAAGTCAAAAGG ATACCAAGGACTAACGGAGCAGGGCTCTCCTGAAGTGTTCGAACAGTTCCAGACACACCATCAGTGCAACTACTACTGTGGACTTCTTGGCCTGCGCTCACTTAAACCGTTGGATAATCTGCAGCAACCCACCAAGATAAAGGGCTCCAGAAGCCCCCTTCTCAACCGCAAGTTGGGCTCCAACAGCCCCCAgctgcagagaaaaggaaacagTCCTCAGGTGTCTATAAAGGCTAATCCTAGCCCAAAGGTGACTAGAAAAAatgcagagacagaggacaaTAAATCAGGCGCCAAACCCAAGTCTGCAGAAACTGTTGATAACCTTGAAATGAGGTAG